TCTCTTTTGATTTGATCGAAAAGAAAAGAGGCGGTTAGTTATCAACTCGGGTTTTGTCGTTTGATAACCGATGCGATTTTGGTTTGATGGTTTTTGGAAAACCGTTGTTTGGCGCgtaaatttcattttctttcttttttttacgtGTAACGGCTATATCAGCCGCCGCTAGGGCGAAACCTAGGTCATCATTATCTTTGTCGGGGATGATGATAGAGCCGTTAGGATGGTTATAAATACGTGAGGTTTCTCGTTTCAAGTCCAATTCTTTTTTGCATCTTTCGTTTTACTTTTGCTCTTAAGGTTTCCTGATCACCGAACTTGAGATGTCTTCATCGTTCAGTTTCCCTCGTCCGACGACTACAACCGATGATCTCGAGAATCTCTATAAGGCGTACGGGGTTGAACGCGCCGTCGTTCTTGATTTGGCCGGCGCAACTGAGACTCCCGAAACCGTACGGGGAGGGTATTGTGGAgcctatctttctttctttcattcTTGTGGTCTTACATTCCCGATTCCGGAGCCTGTGCTCGAGATCCTGGCGGAGCTTGGACTATCGTTTACTCAAGTTCTCCTAAATTTTCTTAGGCATCTTATTGCGTTCTCGGTTAGGGCTAGGGAGGAAGGTTTATCTTCCGGAGTCGGTGAATTCCGACACCTCGTTATGGTGCAGCGGATCACTCAGATTCCTGGTACTTTCCCCGTGTCTCCGCGCCCGGGTTGTCACATCATCGAGGACGTCCCTTATCGCGACGAGAAGTGGCGCGAGCAGTTCTTCGtttttagggtagatcgagcaTCTGTGGGCAATTTTGATTTCTCTCGACTTCATCGGAGTTGGGCTGagcgtattggttattttttgtaTCTGAGTGTCAGCCTTTCTCTTTGGGGAATTGGCGATTcagtttcttatttttctttgattgtttcagcccctTTCGAAAGTTCTTTGATGTCAGACGAGATGCGTGGTCTGATCGGAGTCCTTCGGAGAGGTTGTTTGGACTGGTCTTCGTTTGATCAGGCTCGGATTCGGGCTGCCTTCGCCATGCCGGAAGGGACTAACAGCCTTTGGTTGGGGGTTCTGAGGATGAGGCCGAACATTCCCAGGAGCTCATTGTGACTCATTATGTTCGGGCTCAGACTTCAGATCGATTGACTAGGCAGCTCGTGAGGAGGTCATCGTTTCGTACTTCTGGGTCTATATCGAAGAATCGAGCCTCTGGTAAATCTACTTTGATCTCAATTCATGACTCCGACGATGAAGGTGCTTCGGAGGAGAGGCGGTCTCCTGTCTCGTTGAGCCCTGGTTCGGGAGACGAGACCGTTGCCGCGACTCGCAAGCGACGCCGGTCGTCAAAGGACACCTTGCCCGGTCCATCTCGTCCTAGGTTTGTCCTTAAGGGAGACGGTTCTTTGTTCGCGGCCCAAGGTGACCTAATTTCCCTCGCTGGTCGCATGAGGTCTGCAGGCTGCCGTCTCCCATCTCTTGCTTCTTCGGCCGAGAAGGAAGCTTACGCCACAGTTGCAGTTACGTCTTTTGGAAAATCGCTACGAGGTACTTATTCGCCTGTTTCGTTTTTTTATCAGGTGATGGAAACTTTTAATGAATATGTTGTAATGATGGAAGATCACGTCGTGGCTTCTCGGAACGACAAGGAAATCGAGAACATCGGTTCCGAGATTAAGAGGCTTTCGGAGGAGC
The window above is part of the Brassica napus cultivar Da-Ae chromosome C3, Da-Ae, whole genome shotgun sequence genome. Proteins encoded here:
- the LOC125583128 gene encoding uncharacterized protein At3g60930, chloroplastic-like; the protein is MSSSFSFPRPTTTTDDLENLYKAYGVERAVVLDLAGATETPETVRGGYCGAYLSFFHSCGLTFPIPEPVLEILAELGLSFTQVLLNFLRHLIAFSVRAREEGLSSGVGEFRHLVMVQRITQIPGTFPVSPRPGCHIIEDVPYRDEKWREQFFVFRVDRASVGNFDFSRLHRSWAERIAPFESSLMSDEMRGLIGVLRRGCLDWSSFDQARIRAAFAMPEGTNSLWLGTSDRLTRQLVRRSSFRTSGSISKNRASGKSTLISIHDSDDEGASEERRSPVSLSPGSGDETVAATRKRRRSSKDTLPGPSRPRFVLKGDGSLFAAQGDLISLAGRMRSAGCRLPSLASSAEKEAYATVAVTSFGKSLRGTYSPVSFFYQVMETFNEYVVMMEDHVVASRNDKEIENIGSEIKRLSEELEAAKREGKQDAEKIEALTEDWRRIHLENEALTTQVVAQKAKVTALEVERDRDIRRASRIARRDIEQQCREVLESLKDKGSSKKKEVSAEIQLQEVTANIDLLDQLKNGGLTVDTELARLKEMEGDCEDLVASAAVPDWSISELDLPQSRGFGGSNRGVVCPR